The Miscanthus floridulus cultivar M001 chromosome 17, ASM1932011v1, whole genome shotgun sequence genome has a window encoding:
- the LOC136518208 gene encoding uncharacterized protein, translating into MPISTPLGTHPWAALALFSAAPPALSSAAPPVFTTATATVAPLPAQQPAPSTGAFGEWMATFDHLQRQMDVLATLVHNIEAQSVSVPSSSPALLSTSPSLIPSFTTPSPVPSQQDSDGVFYGGVDGIQASAAQLQAVAHCLLARRQGRQHPIFKRRRPVVPTAAALQLTERKAIARASACKVFAAVRLQAAARGLLARRRLQKMRSPMHEATLAAVDLSIGERDLAWSVDLAWSDGHQQPRQPAVVFRRKHGVFSVGGELQLCGTSDMGAASLLVTSGDALPSAIAFRHRPPRARLRWLLLPPILGGHTRAPLSFRWSPWDPGGYTCAGPASGGCPPYLQESKIKSRSLLQVNKIS; encoded by the coding sequence ATGCCCATCTCCACGCCGCTCGGCACACATCCTTGGGCTGCGCTGGCCCTGTTCTCCGCAGCACCGCCGGCCCTGTCCTCCGCAGCTCCGCCCGTGTTCACCACCGCCACAGCCACTGTGGCGCCCTTGCCTGCGCAGCAGCCTGCACCTTCCACAGGTGCCTTCGGTGAGTGGATGGCGACCTTCGACCACCTGCAGCGCCAGATGGACGTCCTCGCGACCCTCGTCCATAACATTGAAGCACAGTCGGTGTCGGTGCCGAGCAGCAGTCCCGCGCTGCTTTCCACCTCTCCTTCACTGATCCCGTCGTTCACCACCCCCAGCCCCGTGCCGTCACAGCAGGACAGCGATGGCGTCTTTTACGGGGGCGTGGATGGCATCCAGGCATCGGCGGCGCAGCTGCAGGCGGTGGCGCATTGCCTCCTAGCGCGCCGGCAGGGACGACAACACCCCATCTTCAAGCGGCGGCGGCCAGTCGTCCCTACAGCAGCAGCCTTGCAGCTCACGGAGAGGAAGGCGATTGCGCGGGCAAGTGCCTGCAAGGTGTTTGCGGCGGTGCGGCTGCAGGCTGCGGCGCGTGGCCTCCTAGCGCGCCGGCGGCTGCAGAAGATGCGCTCACCTATGCACGAGGCGACCTTGGCGGCGGTCGACCTCAGCATAGGGGAGCGCGACCTAGCATGGTCGGTCGATCTCGCCTGGTCGGACGGCCACCAGCAACCGCGCCAACCTGCTGTTGTCTTCAGGCGCAAGCATGGTGTTTTTTCCGTGGGCGGCGAACTCCAACTCTGCGGCACCAGCGATATGGGAGCAGCTTCCCTCCTTGTCACCAGCGGGGACGCACTGCCTAGCGCCATCGCATTCCGCCACCGTCCGCCACGAGCACGTCTCCGCTGGTTGCTGTTGCCACCAATTCTAGGTGGCCATACCCGTGCACCCCTCTCGTTCCGATGGTCTCCATGGGATCCAGGTGGCTACACATGTGCTGGTCCAGCAAGCGGAGGGTGCCCGCCGTATCTTCAGGAGTCAAAAATAAAGAGTCGTAGTCTTCTTCAGGTCAATAAAATAAGCTGA